One window of the Salvelinus fontinalis isolate EN_2023a chromosome 2, ASM2944872v1, whole genome shotgun sequence genome contains the following:
- the LOC129811600 gene encoding thrombospondin-4-B-like, with product MGLWTTLIVASQLILNLCSEVGAQGSVYDLLNSPDCLPDLLQGGLVEQGVNEAFILTTFKLQPKTGTTVFGLYNPRDNSKYFEFTVLGKLNRAVLRYLRSDRRMSSVTFNNIQLADGQRHRLLFHLKGMQQGPGGVELHLDCRLVETVRDLPSVFQGLPAGYGVVELKSMQGKAEEELEELKLVVGDTFENVASLQNCHQQGDSVQTLGVNTKQLSNQMLDLTKVINELKDVLIQQVKETSFLRNTISECQACGLGGSEVMKQKCAPGVCFRGDMCIETEDGVECGPCPDGYTGDGFSCDDVDECQFNPCFPGVKCVNTAPGFRCDACPLGYSGLAVEGVGVVYAQTNKQVCDDIDECKEPNNGQCTANSLCHNSAGSYVCGGCKTGYTGDQVKGCKPERSCGNSLTNPCDVNAQCFQERDGSITCQCGIGWAGNGYLCGKDTDIDGYPDEKLKCKDMLCKKDNCMRVPNSGQEDADKDGQGDACDTDADGDGILNEQDNCWLKPNVDQRNSDKDSHGDACDNCRTVENPDQRDTDSDGKGDACDDDMDGDGLKNFLDNCQRVVNRDQLDRDGDGVGDACDSCPDIPNPNQSDIDHDLVGDSCDTNQDSDGDGHQDTKDNCPNVINSSQLDTDKDGLGDECDDDDDNDNIPDFLAPGPDNCRLVPNPDQLDDNNDGVGDVCESDFDQDKVIDRIDNCPENAEVTLTDFRAYQTVVLDPEGDAQIDPNWVVLNQGMEIVQTMNSDPGLAVGYTAFSGVDFEGTFHVNTVTDDDYAGFIFGYQDSSSFYVVMWKQTEQTYWQATPFRAVAEPGIQLKAVKSKSGPGEHLRNSLWHTGDTNDQVRLLWKDPRNVGWKDKVSYRWYLQHRPQVGYIRARFYEGTELVADSGVTIDTTMRGGRLGVFCFSQENIIWSNLKYRCNDTIPGDFQEFSTQHGVVDGL from the exons ATGGGGCTGTGGACGACGCTGATCGTGGCTTCGCAGCTGATCTTGAACCTGTGTTCGGAAGTGGGAGCCCAGGGCTCAG TGTATGACCTCCTCAATTCCCCGGACTGTCTGCCAGACCTGCTGCAGGGCGGCTTAGTGGAGCAGGGCGTGAATGAGGCTTTCATCCTCACCACCTTCAAGCTGCAGCCCAAGACTGGCACCACAGTGTTCGGCCTGTACAACCCCCGGGACAACAGCAAGTACTTTGAGTTCACCGTGCTGGGGAAACTCAACAGAG CCGTGCTGCGTTACCTGAGGAGTGATCGGAGGATGAGCTCCGTGACCTTCAACAACATCCAGCTGGCAGACGGTCAGCGCCACCGCCTCCTCTTCCACCTGAAGGGCATGCAGCAGGGACCCGGGGGGGTGGAGCTACACCTGGACTGCAGGCTGGTGGAGACGGTCCGGGACCTCCCCTCCGTGTTTCAGGGTCTGCCTGCAGGCTACGGTGTGGTGGAGCTGAAGAGCATGCAGGGCAAAGCAGAG GAAGAGCTGGAGGAGCTGAAACTAGTGGTGGGAGACACGTTTGAGAATGTAGCTTCTCTTCAAAACTGCCACCAACAAGGAGACTCAGTGCAGACTCTGG GGGTCAACACAAAGCAGCTGTCCAATCAAATGCTTGATCTCACCAAGGTGATAAATGAGCTGAAAGATGTCCTCATTCAGCAG GTCAAAGAGACATCTTTTCTCAGAAATACCATCTCTGAGTGCCAGGCTTGTG GACTGGGTGGAAGCGAAGTCATGAAGCAGAAGTGTGCCCCAGGCGTTTGTTTCCGCGGCGACATGTGTATTGAGACGGAGGACGGGGTTGAGTGTGGACCCTGCCCTGATGGATACACTGGGGACGGCTTCAGCTGTGATGATGTGGATGAg tgtcaaTTTAACCCATGCTTCCCCGGGGTGAAGTGTGTGAACACGGCTCCAGGGTTCCGCTGTGACGCCTGTCCTCTGGGCTACTCTGGTCTGGCTGTGGAAGGGGTGGGAGTGGTCTACGCACAGACAAACAAACAG GTCTGTGATGACATTGACGAGTGCAAAGAACCCAACAATGGACAGTGCACCGCCAACTCTCTCTGTCACAACTCTGCG GGTTCTTACGTCTGTGGGGGCTGTAAGACAGGCTACACAGGGGACCAGGTGAAGGGCTGTAAGCCAGAGAGGAGCTGTGGTAACAGTTTGACCAACCCCTGTGATGTCAACGCCCAGTGTTTCCAAGAAAGAGACGGCTCCATCACCTGTCAG TGTGGGATTGGCTGGGCTGGTAATGGCTACCTATGTGGAAAGGATACAGACATTGATGGATACCCTGATGAGAAACTCAAGTGCAAGGATATGCTCTGTAAAAAG GATAACTGCATGCGCGTTCCTAACTCTGGCCAAGAGGATGCTGACAAGGACGGACAAGGAGACGCTTGTGACACCGACGCTGATGGTGACGGTATTCTGAATGAACAG GATAACTGCTGGCTGAAGCCTAACGTGGACCAGAGGAACAGTGACAAGGACAGCCATGGTGACGCCTGTGACAACTGTCGCACGGTGGAAAACCCTGATCAGAGGGACACTGACAGTGACGGGAAAGGAGACGCCTGCGATGATGACATGGATGGAGACG GCTTGAAGAACTTCCTTGATAACTGCCAGCGGGTGGTGAACCGGGACCAGTTGGACCGGGATGGAGATGGAGTGGGAGATGCCTGTGACAGCTGCCCTGATATCCCTAATCCTAACCAG TCCGACATTGACCATGACCTGGTTGGGGATTCTTGTGACACAAATCAAGACAG TGATGGCGACGGTCACCAGGACACCAAGGACAACTGTCCCAACGTGATCAACAGCTCCCAGCTGGACACAGACAAAGACGGCCTGGGGGATGAGTGTGACGATGACGACGACAACGACAACATCCCTGACTTCCTGGCACCGGGACCCGACAACTGCAGACTGGTGCCCAACCCCGACCAGCTGGATGACAACA atgatggtgttggagatgTGTGTGAGTCAGACTTTGACCAGGACAAGGTGATTGACAGGATAGACAACTGTCCAGAGAACGCtgaggtcactctgacagacttCAGAGCCTATCAGACGGTGGTGCTGGACCCCGAGGGTGACGCCCAGATTGACCCCAACTGGGTGGTACTTAATCAG GGAATGGAGATTGTTCAGACCATGAACAGTGACCCTGGACTTGCTGTCG GTTACACTGCGTTCAGTGGAGTGGACTTTGAGGGGACATTCCATGTTAACACGGTGACTGACGATGACTACGCAGGCTTCATCTTTGGCTACCaggactcctcctccttctaCGTGGTCATGTGGAAACAGACTGAGCAGACCTACTGGCAGGCCACACCCTTTAGAGCAGTGGCCGAGCCTGGCATCCagctcaag GCTGTGAAGTCTAAGTCAGGTCCAGGGGAGCACCTGAGGAACTCCCTGTGGCACACAGGGGACACCAACGACCAGGTGCGTCTGCTGTGGAAGGACCCCAGGAATGTGGGCTGGAAGGACAAGGTTTCCTACCGTTGGTACCTGCAGCACCGACCCCAGGTCGGATACATCAG GGCCCGTTTCTATGAGGGGACAGAGCTGGTGGCTGACTCTGGTGTGACCATCGACACCACCATGAGAGGAGGCCGACTGGGCGTGTTCTGTTTCTCTCAGGAAAACATCATCTGGTCCAACCTAAAGTACCGCTGCAATG ATACCATCCCTGGGGACTTCCAGGAGTTCAGCACGCAGCACGGCGTCGTCGACGGTCTCTAA